In Salinarimonas sp., a genomic segment contains:
- the leuS gene encoding leucine--tRNA ligase, giving the protein MKAERYNPKESEPKWQAEWSRADVFRARNDDPGAEPRPRYYVLEMFPYPSGRIHIGHVRNYAMGDVVARYKRARGFNVLHPMGWDAFGMPAENAAMENKVHPKEWTYKNIATMRDQLKSMGLSLDWSREIATCDPSYYKHQQAMFLDFLEAGLVDRKTAKVNWDPVDQTVLANEQVIDGRGWRSGALVEQRELTQWFLRITDYSEDLLQAIDGLDRWPEKVRLMQRNWIGRSEGLMVRFPLDTATAPQGLLDHASELEIFTTRPDTLFGAKFMALAPDHPLAKAAAARDPGLAAFAEECRRIGTSAEAIETAEKIGYDTGIRAVHPFDPSWTLPVYVANFILMEYGTGAIFGCPGHDQRDLDFANKYGLGATAVVCPPDVEPSSFTIADEAYVGDGRLINSRFLDGLSVPEAKEEVARRLESETRDGRPVATRKVNFRLRDWGISRQRYWGCPIPIIHCESCGTVPAPRESLPVELPEDIAFDKPGNPLDRHPTWRDVPCPKCGAAARRETDTMDTFVDSSWYFARFTAPHETDRPTDPAQADSWLPVDQYIGGIEHAILHLLYSRFFTRAMRKVGHLNLDEPFRGLFTQGMVVHETYKDQAGKWVLPIDVRLETAEGERRAFHVKTGEPVTIGSIEKMSKSKKNVVDPEHILDSVGADAARWFVLSDSPPERDVIWTEEGVQGAARFVQRVWRLVKETPLDSPGAPRPADFGDDALALRKATHRTLAAVEEAVEALRFNVAVAKIYELANAISAAAPKGGDTPAPDLGFSLREALGVLVQLIAPMMPHLAEESWSALGREGLVAEAPWPALERDLLVEDTIVLPVQVNGKKRADVTVPRDADNAAIEAAALAIENVQRAIEGRPVRKVIVVPQRIVNVVA; this is encoded by the coding sequence ATGAAGGCCGAGCGTTACAATCCGAAAGAATCCGAGCCGAAATGGCAGGCGGAATGGTCGCGCGCCGACGTGTTCCGCGCCCGCAACGACGATCCCGGAGCCGAACCTCGCCCCCGCTACTACGTGCTCGAGATGTTTCCCTACCCGTCCGGGCGCATCCATATCGGCCATGTGCGGAACTACGCCATGGGCGACGTGGTGGCGCGCTACAAGCGCGCGCGGGGCTTCAACGTGCTTCACCCGATGGGCTGGGACGCCTTCGGCATGCCGGCCGAGAACGCGGCGATGGAGAACAAGGTCCACCCGAAGGAGTGGACCTACAAGAACATCGCCACCATGCGCGACCAGCTCAAGTCCATGGGCCTGTCGCTCGACTGGTCGCGCGAGATCGCGACCTGCGACCCGTCCTACTACAAGCACCAGCAGGCCATGTTCCTCGATTTTCTCGAGGCGGGCCTCGTCGACCGCAAGACGGCGAAGGTGAACTGGGACCCCGTCGACCAGACCGTGCTCGCCAACGAGCAGGTGATCGACGGCCGCGGCTGGCGCTCCGGCGCGCTCGTCGAGCAGCGCGAGCTCACCCAGTGGTTCCTGCGGATCACCGACTATTCCGAGGACCTGCTCCAGGCCATCGATGGGCTCGACCGCTGGCCGGAGAAGGTGCGCCTGATGCAGCGCAACTGGATCGGCCGCTCGGAAGGCCTGATGGTGCGCTTCCCGCTCGATACGGCGACGGCGCCCCAAGGTCTCCTGGATCACGCGTCCGAGCTCGAGATCTTCACCACGCGCCCGGACACGCTGTTCGGCGCGAAGTTCATGGCGCTCGCCCCCGACCATCCGCTGGCCAAGGCGGCGGCGGCGCGCGATCCCGGCCTCGCGGCCTTCGCCGAGGAATGCCGCCGCATCGGCACCTCGGCGGAAGCGATCGAGACGGCCGAGAAGATCGGCTACGACACCGGCATCCGCGCGGTGCATCCGTTCGACCCGTCCTGGACGCTTCCGGTCTACGTGGCGAACTTCATCCTGATGGAATACGGCACCGGCGCGATCTTCGGCTGCCCGGGCCACGACCAGCGCGACCTCGACTTCGCCAACAAGTACGGGCTCGGCGCCACCGCGGTCGTCTGCCCGCCCGACGTCGAGCCGTCGTCCTTCACGATCGCGGACGAGGCCTATGTCGGCGACGGCCGGCTGATCAACTCGCGCTTCCTCGACGGGCTCTCCGTGCCGGAGGCGAAGGAGGAGGTCGCGCGCCGGCTCGAGAGCGAGACCCGCGACGGACGCCCGGTGGCGACGCGCAAGGTGAACTTCCGCCTGCGCGACTGGGGCATCTCGCGCCAGCGCTATTGGGGCTGCCCGATCCCGATCATCCACTGCGAGAGCTGCGGCACGGTGCCGGCGCCCCGCGAGAGCCTGCCCGTCGAGCTGCCGGAGGACATCGCCTTCGACAAGCCGGGCAACCCGCTCGACCGGCACCCCACCTGGCGCGACGTGCCCTGCCCGAAATGCGGCGCTGCGGCCCGCCGCGAGACGGACACGATGGACACGTTCGTCGATTCGTCCTGGTACTTCGCCCGGTTCACGGCCCCGCACGAGACGGATCGCCCCACCGACCCGGCCCAGGCGGATTCCTGGCTCCCGGTCGACCAGTATATCGGCGGCATCGAGCACGCGATCCTGCACCTGCTCTATTCGCGCTTCTTCACGCGGGCCATGCGGAAGGTGGGTCACCTGAACCTGGACGAGCCCTTCCGCGGCCTGTTCACCCAGGGCATGGTGGTGCACGAGACCTACAAGGACCAGGCGGGCAAGTGGGTTCTGCCCATCGACGTGCGCCTCGAGACCGCCGAGGGCGAGCGCCGGGCGTTCCACGTGAAGACCGGCGAGCCGGTCACGATCGGCTCCATCGAGAAGATGTCGAAGTCGAAGAAGAACGTGGTCGACCCCGAGCACATCCTCGACAGCGTCGGCGCCGACGCCGCGCGCTGGTTCGTCCTCTCCGACTCGCCGCCCGAGCGCGACGTGATCTGGACGGAGGAGGGCGTCCAGGGCGCCGCGCGCTTCGTCCAGCGCGTCTGGCGGCTCGTGAAGGAGACGCCGCTCGATTCGCCGGGCGCGCCGCGTCCCGCGGATTTCGGCGACGACGCGCTCGCGCTGCGCAAGGCGACGCACCGCACCCTCGCGGCGGTGGAGGAGGCGGTCGAGGCGCTGCGCTTCAACGTCGCCGTGGCCAAGATCTACGAGCTCGCCAACGCGATCTCGGCGGCCGCGCCGAAGGGCGGCGACACGCCGGCGCCGGATCTCGGCTTTTCGCTGCGCGAGGCGCTCGGCGTCCTCGTCCAGCTGATCGCGCCGATGATGCCGCACCTCGCCGAGGAAAGCTGGTCCGCGCTCGGTCGCGAGGGGCTCGTCGCCGAGGCGCCCTGGCCGGCGCTGGAGCGCGATCTCCTCGTCGAGGACACGATCGTGCTGCCGGTGCAGGTCAACGGAAAGAAGCGCGCCGACGTTACCGTCCCGCGCGACGCCGACAACGCCGCCATCGAGGCGGCTGCGCTGGCGATCGAGAACGTGCAGCGCGCCATCGAGGGGCGCCCCGTGCGCAAGGTCATCGTCGTCCCGCAGAGGATCGTCAATGTCGTCGCCTGA
- the lptE gene encoding LPS assembly lipoprotein LptE, protein MSSPDDRAPTRRLVLAGIAGLAALPLGGCLRPLYAPTASGVGLEDALRAVQVEPVTVAPTGEVLSHHLRQELVFALDGTGRATTEGPKAYRLETNVVVSTRTPIVDATTLRASVATLTGTARYRLATLDGATEIDRGSVQGAVTYERLVQRFATVRAERDAQIRLAKVLADDIRTQVALALRSAPPTATLATGT, encoded by the coding sequence ATGTCGTCGCCTGATGATCGCGCCCCGACCCGCCGCCTGGTTCTCGCGGGCATCGCAGGTCTCGCCGCGCTGCCGCTCGGCGGCTGCCTGAGGCCGCTCTACGCGCCCACCGCGTCGGGCGTCGGGCTCGAGGACGCGCTGCGCGCCGTCCAGGTCGAGCCGGTGACGGTCGCGCCGACCGGGGAGGTGCTGTCGCATCATCTGCGCCAGGAGCTCGTCTTCGCGCTCGACGGGACCGGCCGGGCCACGACGGAAGGGCCGAAAGCCTACAGGCTCGAGACGAACGTGGTGGTCTCCACGCGGACACCGATCGTCGACGCCACCACGCTGCGCGCGAGCGTCGCCACGCTCACCGGGACGGCGCGCTATCGCCTCGCCACGCTCGACGGCGCCACGGAGATCGACCGCGGCTCGGTCCAGGGCGCGGTCACCTACGAACGGCTGGTCCAGCGCTTCGCCACCGTCCGCGCCGAGCGCGACGCGCAGATCCGCCTCGCCAAGGTGCTCGCCGACGATATCCGGACGCAGGTCGCGCTCGCCCTGCGCAGCGCTCCGCCGACGGCGACCCTCGCCACCGGGACCTGA
- the holA gene encoding DNA polymerase III subunit delta, whose translation MVAVKAADAEGALARLDPRVAVVLVYGPDTGLVAERARRAARGSVEDPEDPFQLVKLDGDVVAADPGRLADEAGTVAMFGGRRAVWVRPTTKTLVPAVEAVLDMPSAEALVVIEAGDLNKSAPLRTLCEKAPRALAVPCYADEGRNLGQVVDDALKQAGLAIDRDTRAILVESLGGDRLATRSELDKLILYCHGQSAVTAADLEAVLADVSGLQASAVTDAAFAGQARQADEALRRLRQEGTSATGILTPLLGHATTLLPLAMDVASGSPPAVAVKSWRGLHFKREQAVTRHLALWTPDALLRLLARIQETVLATRRAADLADALTERLVVDIARAAAARARR comes from the coding sequence ATGGTCGCCGTCAAGGCCGCCGACGCGGAGGGCGCGCTCGCGCGTCTCGACCCGCGTGTGGCGGTCGTCCTCGTCTACGGCCCCGACACCGGCCTCGTCGCCGAGCGCGCCCGGCGCGCAGCGCGCGGGTCGGTCGAGGACCCGGAAGATCCCTTCCAGCTGGTGAAGCTCGATGGGGACGTCGTCGCCGCCGATCCCGGACGCCTCGCGGACGAGGCGGGGACGGTCGCGATGTTCGGCGGACGTCGGGCCGTCTGGGTGCGTCCGACGACGAAGACCCTCGTGCCAGCGGTGGAAGCCGTGCTCGACATGCCGAGCGCCGAGGCGCTCGTCGTGATCGAGGCCGGGGACCTGAACAAGTCCGCCCCGCTGCGCACGCTCTGCGAAAAGGCCCCGCGGGCGCTGGCCGTTCCCTGCTACGCCGACGAGGGGCGCAATCTCGGCCAGGTCGTCGACGACGCGCTGAAGCAGGCGGGGCTCGCCATCGACCGCGACACGCGCGCGATCCTCGTGGAGAGCCTGGGCGGCGACCGCCTCGCCACCCGCTCCGAGCTCGACAAGCTGATCCTCTATTGTCACGGGCAGAGCGCCGTCACCGCGGCGGATCTGGAAGCCGTTCTCGCGGACGTCTCGGGCCTGCAGGCGAGCGCCGTGACCGATGCGGCCTTCGCGGGCCAGGCCCGCCAGGCGGACGAGGCGCTGCGGCGCCTGCGCCAGGAGGGCACGAGCGCCACCGGCATCCTCACGCCGCTCTTGGGCCACGCCACGACGCTGCTGCCGCTCGCCATGGACGTCGCGTCCGGCAGCCCGCCGGCCGTCGCCGTGAAGAGCTGGCGCGGCCTCCATTTCAAGCGGGAGCAGGCGGTCACCCGTCATCTCGCCCTGTGGACGCCCGACGCGCTGCTGCGGCTCCTCGCGCGCATCCAGGAGACCGTGCTCGCCACGCGGCGCGCGGCGGATCTCGCCGACGCGCTGACCGAGCGCCTCGTCGTCGACATCGCCCGCGCCGCCGCCGCCCGCGCGCGGCGCTGA
- a CDS encoding thioesterase family protein yields MSRPERPRRAAFRVFRPLQTRWMDNDVYGHVNNVVYYSYFDTAVNGWYVDEGLLEIAASPAIGLVVETSCAYFESVAFPDALEAGIAVARLGTSSVTYAIGIFKAGADEAAAAGRFTHVFVARESQRPTPIPPDTRAALERLRGAPASPSA; encoded by the coding sequence ATGTCCCGCCCAGAACGTCCCCGCCGCGCCGCCTTCCGCGTCTTCCGCCCGCTGCAGACGCGCTGGATGGACAACGACGTCTACGGCCACGTCAACAACGTGGTCTATTACAGCTATTTCGACACGGCGGTGAACGGCTGGTACGTCGACGAGGGCCTGCTCGAGATCGCCGCGAGCCCGGCCATCGGGCTCGTGGTGGAGACGTCCTGCGCCTATTTCGAGAGCGTCGCCTTTCCCGACGCGCTCGAGGCGGGCATCGCCGTCGCGCGGCTCGGGACGAGCTCGGTGACCTACGCCATCGGCATCTTCAAGGCCGGCGCGGACGAGGCGGCGGCGGCGGGGCGGTTCACCCACGTCTTCGTCGCGCGCGAGAGCCAGCGCCCGACGCCGATCCCGCCCGACACCCGCGCGGCGCTCGAGCGGCTCAGGGGCGCGCCGGCCTCGCCTTCAGCGTGA
- a CDS encoding DMT family transporter — protein sequence MSIAAPDRVAPGAASFGFVAGHLIAAGLFWGSGFLFIKLVTDDLAPLALAAVRASIAVVALGLVFVATRRSLVPRGREWRDWAFLGACNSLVPNTLTAYALIEIGAGLAAMIQAAGPIMVAVMAHGLYAEERLDLRRVLGVLVGFAGMGLLIGPAALPGLEGMSLPHALAMVATAFCYSVGALYVRAIPKAEPIRLAFGQQVFGAVPGLLLAIVIIGPASLAPAAQSPLPLLALGIVATAAPIFLFMRLLRAAGPTRASMVGYLQPVFAAGLGWLVLNETIGLREAAGGVVILIGVALVTLKARPARP from the coding sequence ATGAGCATCGCCGCCCCGGACCGGGTCGCCCCCGGCGCCGCCTCCTTCGGCTTCGTCGCCGGCCACCTGATCGCCGCGGGCCTCTTCTGGGGATCGGGCTTCCTCTTCATCAAGCTCGTCACCGACGACCTCGCGCCGCTGGCGCTGGCCGCCGTGCGCGCGAGCATCGCCGTCGTGGCGCTCGGCCTCGTCTTCGTGGCGACGCGCCGCTCGCTCGTCCCGCGCGGGCGGGAATGGCGCGACTGGGCGTTTCTGGGCGCCTGCAACAGCCTCGTCCCCAACACGCTCACCGCCTACGCCCTGATCGAGATCGGCGCCGGCCTCGCCGCGATGATCCAGGCCGCCGGGCCGATCATGGTCGCGGTGATGGCGCACGGGCTCTACGCGGAGGAGCGTCTCGACCTGCGGCGCGTTCTCGGCGTCCTCGTCGGCTTCGCGGGGATGGGCCTGCTGATCGGGCCCGCGGCGCTGCCGGGGCTGGAGGGCATGAGCCTGCCGCACGCGCTGGCCATGGTCGCCACCGCCTTCTGCTATTCCGTGGGCGCGCTCTACGTGCGGGCGATCCCGAAGGCCGAGCCGATTCGCCTGGCCTTCGGCCAGCAGGTCTTCGGCGCCGTCCCGGGCCTGCTCCTGGCGATCGTGATCATCGGTCCTGCGAGCCTCGCGCCCGCGGCGCAGTCGCCGCTGCCGCTCCTCGCGCTCGGGATCGTCGCCACCGCCGCGCCGATCTTCCTGTTCATGCGGCTCCTGCGCGCGGCCGGCCCGACCCGCGCCTCGATGGTGGGCTATCTCCAGCCCGTCTTCGCCGCCGGTCTCGGCTGGCTCGTGCTGAACGAGACGATCGGCCTGCGCGAGGCCGCGGGCGGCGTCGTCATCCTGATCGGGGTCGCCCTGGTCACGCTGAAGGCGAGGCCGGCGCGCCCCTGA
- a CDS encoding (deoxy)nucleoside triphosphate pyrophosphohydrolase encodes MKILLVIAVALVDADNRVLIAQRPEGKALAGLWEFPGGKLEPGERPEAALIRELEEELGIVTQEPCLAPLTFASHAYEDFHLLMPLYICRRWQGFAQAREHAALKWVAPRALRDYPMPPADEPLVATLIDTLL; translated from the coding sequence GTGAAGATCCTCCTCGTCATCGCCGTCGCCCTCGTCGATGCGGACAACCGCGTCCTCATCGCCCAGCGCCCGGAAGGCAAGGCGCTGGCGGGCCTGTGGGAATTCCCAGGCGGCAAGCTCGAGCCGGGGGAGCGCCCGGAGGCGGCCTTGATCCGCGAGCTGGAGGAGGAGCTCGGCATCGTCACGCAGGAGCCCTGCCTCGCCCCGCTCACCTTCGCGAGCCACGCCTACGAGGACTTCCACCTGCTGATGCCGCTCTACATCTGCCGGCGCTGGCAGGGCTTCGCCCAGGCGCGGGAGCACGCCGCCTTGAAGTGGGTCGCGCCGCGAGCCCTGCGCGACTACCCGATGCCGCCGGCGGACGAGCCCCTTGTCGCGACGCTCATCGACACGCTGCTCTGA
- the murJ gene encoding murein biosynthesis integral membrane protein MurJ, translating into MVVRPSALPATLAVAGAAGLSRVLGFLRDVLIAAALGAGPAADAFLIALRIPNVARRTLAEGALTAGFAPLYARTRAEEGEAAAARLAGEALAGLAALLAAIVALGMIGAGLLVLAVAAGLAGEGATRALAADLTRLALPAVVVLGLAGLLSAVLAARGRVVALALAPLATNAVLIAALLVAPARVDDPARLAALLAASVTAAGLVQLAVVALAVRRAGGVALARPRLGPRLRAVLRLAGPALVTVGSVELILLAATQVASFTPGAVARLYYAERLVQLPLGLVAAAATTVLLPRLAGHVRAADLRAAAAAQNRALEAAFLLAVPAAAALVALDATLVRALFARGAFGEAEVAATAAILSGVALGLPAAAAGKILLQGGFARESARPGLLATGAGIAATLAAGAALSAAFGPFGLGLGVATGLATQAGVLALGAARAEGWAPDARLGDRLARILAAAAVLAAWLVALDGPGLDQALGAVGALAALCVSGGAVYALAAVLLGAVRPADLAAWRAAR; encoded by the coding sequence GTGGTCGTGCGGCCCTCCGCCCTGCCGGCCACGCTCGCCGTCGCCGGCGCGGCGGGCCTCTCGCGGGTCCTCGGCTTTCTCCGCGACGTGCTGATCGCGGCGGCGCTCGGGGCGGGACCGGCGGCGGACGCCTTCCTGATCGCGTTGCGCATCCCCAACGTCGCCCGCCGGACCCTCGCCGAGGGCGCGCTCACCGCCGGCTTCGCGCCGCTCTACGCCCGCACCCGCGCGGAGGAAGGCGAGGCGGCGGCGGCGCGGCTCGCGGGCGAGGCGCTCGCCGGGCTCGCGGCTCTGCTCGCCGCGATCGTGGCGCTCGGCATGATCGGGGCGGGGCTCCTCGTCCTCGCCGTCGCGGCCGGCCTCGCCGGGGAGGGCGCGACCCGCGCGCTCGCCGCCGACCTGACCCGGCTCGCGCTTCCGGCCGTCGTCGTCCTCGGCCTGGCCGGCCTCCTCTCCGCCGTGCTCGCCGCCCGCGGCCGCGTCGTCGCGCTGGCGCTCGCGCCGCTCGCGACGAACGCGGTGCTGATCGCGGCCCTGCTGGTCGCGCCGGCGCGGGTGGACGATCCCGCGCGGCTCGCGGCCCTGCTCGCCGCGAGCGTCACGGCGGCCGGCCTCGTCCAGCTCGCCGTCGTGGCGCTGGCCGTGCGCCGCGCCGGCGGCGTCGCGCTGGCGCGCCCGCGGCTCGGACCGCGGCTGCGCGCCGTCCTGCGCCTCGCGGGGCCCGCTCTGGTGACGGTCGGAAGCGTCGAGCTGATCCTGCTGGCGGCGACGCAGGTCGCCTCCTTCACGCCGGGCGCGGTGGCGCGGCTCTACTACGCGGAGCGGCTGGTGCAGCTTCCCCTCGGGCTCGTCGCCGCGGCCGCGACGACGGTGCTGCTGCCGCGGCTGGCCGGCCACGTCCGCGCGGCCGACCTCCGCGCCGCCGCCGCCGCGCAGAACCGCGCGCTCGAGGCGGCCTTCCTGCTCGCCGTCCCCGCCGCCGCGGCGCTGGTCGCCCTCGACGCGACGCTGGTGCGGGCCCTGTTCGCGCGCGGGGCGTTCGGCGAGGCCGAGGTCGCGGCGACGGCGGCGATCCTCTCGGGCGTGGCGCTGGGCCTGCCCGCCGCGGCGGCGGGCAAGATCCTGCTGCAGGGCGGCTTCGCCCGCGAGAGCGCGCGGCCCGGGCTTCTCGCGACCGGGGCCGGGATCGCGGCGACCCTCGCCGCCGGCGCGGCCCTCTCCGCCGCCTTCGGTCCGTTCGGCCTCGGCCTCGGCGTCGCGACGGGGCTCGCGACGCAGGCCGGCGTGCTGGCACTCGGCGCCGCGCGCGCGGAGGGCTGGGCGCCCGACGCGCGCCTCGGCGATCGGCTCGCGCGCATTCTCGCCGCCGCCGCCGTCCTGGCCGCCTGGCTCGTGGCGCTGGACGGCCCGGGACTGGACCAGGCGCTCGGCGCCGTCGGCGCGCTCGCGGCCCTTTGCGTGTCCGGCGGCGCGGTCTACGCGCTGGCGGCCGTCCTGCTCGGCGCGGTGCGGCCGGCGGACCTCGCCGCCTGGCGCGCGGCGCGCTGA
- a CDS encoding thioredoxin domain-containing protein, producing the protein MLTRRSILAALCAGVPAVLAGLPLAPRALAQQGPEAAPRRVPGELAAEALALPAAVPLGAEAADVVFLEFFDYNCPVCRATAAHLGPLLAMENVGVRLMNYPILSDASREAAAIALGVLAHAGPETYRTFHATLFESRGLVDGGRALRVAEETGLDPDAIGRAAALPGVAPALDHMVRLGRVMGFDATPTLLVGPWAYEGWVSLDRKQRIVADLRG; encoded by the coding sequence ATGCTCACCCGCCGTTCGATCCTCGCGGCCCTTTGCGCCGGCGTCCCCGCCGTGCTCGCCGGGCTTCCCCTCGCGCCGCGCGCCCTGGCGCAGCAGGGCCCGGAAGCGGCGCCCCGTCGCGTGCCGGGCGAGCTCGCCGCCGAGGCGCTGGCGCTTCCGGCGGCCGTTCCGCTGGGAGCCGAGGCCGCGGACGTCGTCTTCCTCGAGTTCTTCGACTACAATTGCCCGGTCTGCCGGGCGACCGCCGCCCATCTCGGGCCGCTGCTCGCCATGGAGAACGTCGGCGTGCGGCTCATGAACTACCCGATCCTCTCCGACGCCTCCCGCGAGGCCGCGGCCATCGCCCTCGGCGTCCTGGCCCATGCCGGGCCGGAGACGTACCGCACCTTCCACGCGACCCTGTTCGAGAGCCGCGGCCTCGTCGACGGTGGGCGGGCGCTCCGGGTCGCCGAGGAGACGGGGCTCGACCCGGACGCGATCGGCCGCGCCGCCGCCCTGCCCGGCGTCGCGCCGGCCCTCGACCACATGGTCCGTCTCGGGCGCGTGATGGGCTTCGACGCGACGCCGACGCTCCTCGTCGGCCCCTGGGCCTACGAGGGCTGGGTGTCGCTCGATCGCAAGCAGCGCATCGTGGCGGATCTGCGGGGCTGA
- a CDS encoding polyhydroxyalkanoate depolymerase gives MDLAYFWYEAGHMMLAPARAATDATRIAFKNPVNPLTHTPYGKAMAAGCELFERVTRRYGKPAFMLDETLVDGAPTTVVEQVVWERPFCRLIHFDRKIRDPNRPADPKVLMVAPMSGHYATLLRGTVEAFLPNHEVYITDWTDAREVPLVEGEFDLDTYIDYVVAMCRALGPDVHVMAVCQPAVPVFAAVSLMEEADDPAIPRSMTLMGGPIDTRRSPTAVNLVAQERGVDWFRRNCIVKVPPPNLGFWRDVYPGFYQLSGFMAMNLDRHISAHWEMFNHLVEEDGDSAEKHREFYDEYLAVMDLTAEFYLQTVETVFVEHALPKGEMMHRERRVDPSAIRRCAIMAVEGERDDISGVGQTLAALELASNLPDEKKLYHLQERVGHYGVFNGSRFRSQVAPRIAAFMREQDEAARVARGGRRAQRPAAAAG, from the coding sequence ATGGACCTCGCTTACTTCTGGTACGAAGCCGGGCACATGATGCTGGCGCCGGCCCGCGCGGCGACCGACGCGACGCGGATCGCGTTCAAGAATCCGGTCAACCCGCTGACGCACACGCCCTACGGCAAGGCGATGGCGGCGGGCTGCGAGCTGTTCGAGCGCGTGACGCGGCGCTACGGCAAGCCGGCCTTCATGCTGGACGAGACGCTCGTCGACGGCGCGCCCACCACGGTCGTGGAGCAGGTCGTTTGGGAGCGGCCCTTCTGCCGCCTGATCCATTTCGACCGCAAGATCCGCGACCCGAATCGTCCGGCGGACCCGAAGGTGCTGATGGTGGCGCCGATGTCGGGCCATTACGCCACGCTCCTGCGCGGCACCGTCGAGGCCTTCCTGCCGAATCACGAGGTCTACATCACGGACTGGACCGACGCGCGCGAGGTGCCGCTCGTCGAGGGGGAGTTCGACCTCGACACCTACATCGACTACGTCGTCGCCATGTGCCGCGCGCTCGGGCCCGACGTGCACGTGATGGCCGTGTGCCAGCCCGCGGTGCCGGTCTTCGCCGCCGTGTCGCTGATGGAGGAGGCGGACGATCCCGCGATCCCGCGCTCGATGACGCTGATGGGCGGCCCGATCGACACCCGCCGCTCGCCGACCGCGGTGAACCTCGTCGCCCAGGAGCGCGGCGTCGACTGGTTCCGGCGCAATTGCATCGTCAAGGTGCCGCCGCCGAACCTCGGGTTCTGGCGCGACGTGTATCCGGGCTTCTATCAGCTCTCCGGCTTCATGGCGATGAATCTCGACCGGCACATCTCCGCCCATTGGGAGATGTTCAACCACCTGGTCGAGGAGGACGGCGATTCGGCCGAGAAGCATCGCGAGTTCTACGACGAGTATCTCGCCGTCATGGACCTGACGGCGGAGTTCTATCTCCAGACCGTCGAGACCGTCTTCGTCGAGCACGCTTTGCCGAAGGGCGAGATGATGCATCGCGAGCGCCGGGTCGACCCCTCCGCCATCCGCCGCTGCGCGATCATGGCGGTGGAGGGCGAGCGCGACGACATTTCCGGCGTCGGCCAGACGCTGGCGGCTCTCGAGCTCGCCTCCAATCTCCCGGACGAGAAGAAGCTCTACCACCTCCAGGAGCGCGTCGGGCATTACGGCGTCTTCAACGGCTCGCGCTTCCGCTCGCAGGTCGCCCCGAGGATCGCGGCGTTCATGCGCGAGCAGGACGAGGCGGCGCGGGTCGCGCGGGGCGGCCGGCGCGCCCAGCGTCCCGCCGCGGCGGCGGGCTGA